A single genomic interval of halophilic archaeon DL31 harbors:
- a CDS encoding hypothetical protein (manually curated~KEGG: npu:Npun_R6449 transposase) has translation MQHDQYVVDLSADERAELNALLASGTHKTRVLTRARCLLHADDGLTDDEVSQAVGCHPTTVGRYRKRYTEDGLAAITRRKADRIYERKLDGREEAHLIALACSDPPEGRSRWSLHLLADHFVGLTEIDVESISHETVRQILKKTQLHPHRSKSWVIKPENSAAFVCKMEAVLDLYHEPFDPLRPVVCFDESNKELHQEVRDPLPARPGAVARYDYTYERNGTRNLFVMSEPLTGWRHIEVTQRRRKQEFVQQMQSLVDDHYPDAECIRVVMDNLNTHQRYAFYEFLPPEEARRLLSKLEFHFTPEHGSWLNMAEIEFSALWTECLDRRIPDAATLRSEVAAWERSRNEDKSPIDWQFTTDDARIKLRQLYPVNHD, from the exons TTGCAACACGACCAATATGTTGTCGATCTGTCCGCTGATGAACGAGCTGAACTGAACGCCTTGCTTGCCTCTGGGACGCACAAGACTCGCGTTCTCACACGCGCACGTTGTCTCTTGCACGCTGATGACGGCTTGACTGATGATGAAGTCAGTCAAGCCGTCGGCTGTCACCCCACTACCGTCGGTCGGTACCGCAAACGCTACACTGAGGACGGCCTCGCGGCGATTACTCGCCGCAAGGCCGACCGCATCTATGAACGCAAACTCGACGGACGTGAGGAGGCTCACCTCATCGCACTTGCTTGCAGTGATCCACCGGAAGGACGCTCTCGCTGGTCACTTCATCTCTTAGCCGATCACTTCGTCGGACTGACCGAGATCGACGTTGAGTCGATCTCTCATGAGACGGTGCGACAGATTCTAAAAAAA ACACAACTGCACCCTCACCGATCAAAATCATGGGTGATCAAACCCGAAAACAGCGCTGCGTTCGTTTGCAAAATGGAAGCTGTTCTCGATCTCTACCACGAACCATTCGACCCACTTCGTCCAGTTGTCTGTTTTGACGAGTCCAACAAGGAACTCCATCAAGAGGTTCGCGACCCGCTCCCGGCGCGACCGGGAGCGGTCGCTCGGTATGACTACACCTACGAACGGAATGGCACGCGCAATCTCTTTGTGATGAGCGAGCCGCTGACCGGCTGGCGACACATCGAGGTAACACAGCGGCGACGCAAACAAGAGTTCGTCCAGCAGATGCAATCGCTCGTGGATGATCACTACCCGGATGCGGAGTGCATCCGGGTAGTGATGGACAATCTCAATACACACCAACGGTACGCCTTCTACGAGTTTCTCCCACCCGAAGAAGCGCGTCGGTTGCTCAGCAAACTCGAATTTCACTTCACCCCAGAACACGGCAGTTGGCTGAACATGGCCGAGATCGAATTTAGCGCATTGTGGACAGAGTGTCTTGACAGACGAATCCCAGACGCAGCGACACTCCGCTCGGAGGTCGCTGCGTGGGAACGCTCACGAAACGAGGACAAATCACCAATCGACTGGCAGTTCACCACCGACGATGCTCGCATCAAACTCCGCCAGCTATATCCAGTAAATCACGATTGA
- a CDS encoding transposase (ISH6) (KEGG: hla:Hlac_3571 transposase (ISH6)), translating into MHATIDVRFELSIDDDKTLPLATLAEAVTDQNLEAVLLESLVESLDAASVEALCGEKHAHGNGDQRFQRAGTDTRTAVTTAGEHEFSLHYVEDTAASPDESSYFRPVEDVLDFDGQNRYQQDIAAKSVDLATSLSYRDAANHGDSFVSMPSPTTINRRAKKYGHKLKQFLPDCVAGTDADAVIPDGTKCHSQDDDRSSHSVQATLGEDTAEESRSLLDLSVNADWDETAAELDDIGAVTDDATVVSDADSGIVTAFTDENRDHQLDLVHVGRTLGYTLWDDGVFSLDRRKEIVSEVIDEVFHLKNSVAKHRPAEEFAAIRSRIARTRERLEKTAWQLEQFGSAKAAGYLRRWLPSIVTFAEHAVEGFEVPWTSNPVERLMGEVSKRCKNQWMRWTAEGLEAILQLRLVKYADPEYYQAFLDELLQRSTKTAINCDLSIESTSGKV; encoded by the coding sequence ATGCACGCCACAATCGACGTGCGGTTCGAACTGAGTATCGACGACGACAAAACGCTACCGCTCGCCACGCTTGCCGAGGCCGTCACTGACCAGAACCTCGAAGCAGTCCTTCTCGAATCGCTGGTCGAGAGCCTCGACGCCGCCAGCGTCGAGGCGCTCTGTGGTGAGAAACACGCACATGGCAACGGTGACCAGCGCTTCCAACGCGCCGGCACCGACACCCGCACAGCTGTCACAACTGCCGGAGAACACGAGTTCTCTCTCCACTACGTCGAAGATACAGCCGCTTCCCCAGACGAATCCAGCTACTTCCGGCCCGTCGAAGACGTTCTCGACTTCGACGGGCAGAACCGCTATCAGCAGGACATCGCCGCCAAAAGCGTCGATCTCGCTACCTCGCTCAGCTATCGAGACGCTGCCAATCACGGCGACAGCTTCGTCTCGATGCCGTCGCCGACCACCATCAACCGCCGTGCCAAGAAATACGGCCACAAGCTCAAACAGTTCCTTCCAGACTGTGTCGCTGGCACAGACGCTGACGCCGTCATTCCTGACGGGACAAAGTGCCACAGCCAAGACGACGACCGCTCGTCCCACTCCGTCCAAGCAACGCTCGGCGAAGACACCGCCGAAGAGTCACGCTCCCTGCTGGATCTGTCGGTCAACGCTGACTGGGACGAAACTGCCGCCGAACTCGATGATATCGGCGCAGTCACTGACGACGCGACGGTCGTCAGTGACGCTGATAGCGGCATCGTCACAGCCTTTACCGACGAAAACCGTGACCACCAGCTCGATCTCGTCCACGTCGGCCGAACGCTGGGTTACACCCTCTGGGACGATGGCGTCTTCTCCTTGGACCGTCGGAAGGAGATCGTTTCGGAGGTGATCGACGAGGTGTTCCATCTGAAGAACTCTGTGGCGAAGCATCGTCCAGCGGAGGAGTTCGCGGCGATCCGCTCGCGGATCGCGCGAACGAGAGAGCGATTAGAGAAGACAGCGTGGCAACTGGAGCAGTTCGGGTCAGCAAAGGCTGCAGGGTATCTTCGGCGGTGGCTGCCGTCGATTGTGACGTTCGCCGAGCACGCTGTCGAGGGGTTCGAGGTTCCGTGGACCTCGAACCCCGTCGAACGACTGATGGGCGAGGTCAGCAAGCGGTGCAAGAACCAGTGGATGCGCTGGACAGCAGAGGGATTGGAAGCGATACTCCAACTTCGGTTGGTGAAGTACGCCGACCCCGAGTACTACCAAGCGTTCCTCGACGAACTGCTCCAACGTTCGACCAAAACAGCAATCAACTGTGACCTCTCAATTGAGAGTACCAGCGGCAAAGTCTAG
- a CDS encoding Succinylglutamate desuccinylase/aspartoacylase (PFAM: Succinylglutamate desuccinylase/aspartoacylase~KEGG: hla:Hlac_1426 succinylglutamate desuccinylase/aspartoacylase) codes for MIEPFRYDAEVDPGETRYLRFEVSETYLGDPVEIPITVINGEHDGPRVCVTAAIHGDELNGVKAAQEVADTYDPAELHGTLVVVHVCNVPGYQAQQRYIPIYDQDMNRSFPGKAKSNTAGRMAHALYSRFVSQCDYVVDLHTSTRNRTTMYHVRADMKNPDVARLARAFSANVHLSGTGDEGSLRRTATDDGIPTITVEMGRAHRFQMDLIGRAIDGIESVLAEFGLLPGTPVMWPGWRRVIDDSSDKSWLRADMGGLVEMQYETPFVEEGDTICTITNHFKTRERVVTAPFTGLIVGTLENPVAAPGHPLCHLVGVGGETRAEIEREIETGEFPTEPLAE; via the coding sequence ATGATAGAGCCGTTCCGATACGACGCCGAGGTTGACCCCGGCGAAACCAGATATCTCCGCTTCGAGGTGAGCGAGACGTATCTGGGTGACCCTGTCGAAATACCGATCACCGTCATCAACGGGGAGCACGACGGCCCGCGGGTCTGTGTCACTGCGGCGATTCACGGTGACGAACTCAACGGTGTCAAAGCCGCCCAGGAGGTCGCCGACACGTACGACCCCGCAGAGCTTCACGGCACGCTCGTCGTCGTCCACGTCTGCAACGTCCCCGGCTATCAGGCCCAACAGCGCTACATCCCCATTTACGACCAGGATATGAACCGCTCGTTCCCGGGGAAGGCAAAGTCGAACACCGCCGGACGGATGGCCCACGCGCTCTACAGCCGTTTCGTCTCCCAGTGTGACTACGTCGTCGACCTCCACACCTCGACCCGGAATCGGACGACGATGTACCACGTCCGCGCAGACATGAAGAACCCGGACGTGGCGCGCCTCGCCCGGGCCTTCAGCGCGAACGTCCACCTCTCCGGGACAGGCGACGAGGGCTCGCTCCGGCGCACTGCAACCGACGACGGCATCCCGACGATCACCGTCGAGATGGGCCGCGCCCACCGGTTTCAGATGGACCTCATCGGCCGCGCCATCGACGGTATCGAGAGCGTCCTCGCGGAGTTCGGACTGCTCCCAGGGACGCCCGTGATGTGGCCCGGGTGGCGACGGGTCATCGACGACAGTTCGGACAAATCCTGGCTCCGGGCGGATATGGGTGGTCTGGTCGAAATGCAGTACGAGACACCGTTCGTCGAGGAGGGTGACACCATCTGCACCATCACGAACCACTTCAAAACTCGCGAGCGGGTGGTAACGGCCCCATTCACGGGTCTTATCGTGGGCACGCTGGAGAACCCCGTCGCCGCACCCGGGCACCCACTCTGTCACCTCGTCGGTGTCGGCGGAGAGACCCGCGCAGAAATCGAACGCGAAATCGAAACCGGGGAGTTCCCCACGGAACCGCTCGCGGAGTAA
- a CDS encoding dipeptidyl aminopeptidase/acylaminoacyl peptidase (KEGG: hbo:Hbor_21670 dipeptidyl aminopeptidase/acylaminoacyl peptidase), whose product MSELPLDAYYDLTQVGAVAVSPDGERAAFTTTEYDPDGDEQVASLFVAPTDGSRDPHRLTRVSGAGAPTWSPEGDRLAFLAGRDEDSDLRTGRDSEDEDEDEKEADADAEPSAENGDEEPKPQLWLFDLALGGDAQQVTAFEEGVREFDWAPSGDRLVVTARDPTDAESQYLEERREGGPVETERTQHKLDGVGWLDTVTSYLFVVGEDAVHGDTAADAESARKLDDAYGQGAFEGLSGLQPDWGDGGDIAFVSCREENPDSTLVTDVLTVSSEGGDATAITDGELSCNAPTWSPSGDRLAFSAGDDTNWCIPTEARVWDGEDHVSVTGDLDRTLARGSSFEWVDDETFYTLVGDEARTRVLRCDATGADWERSFKAQGEDRAVTGISVGGETAAMGLSHPNEGHDVYALPTEDLSADEEPDSLTRLSTVNPELTEEYEMPDVRRVEFENDGWDISGVLYHPPEYEPGESDPLPLVCAIHGGPVSYDEPVFNFDHAALTTRGYAVFRPNYRGGSSYGRKFCETLHGKWGTVEASDIAAGIEELVDRGWADGDRVFGYGFSYGGIAQGFLVTQYPDLFTAAAPEHGIYDLRSAYGTDDSHTWMKNEYGYPWENPEDIDASSAITDIGNVETPLLVTAGGQDWRCPPSQSEQLYVAAQQAGAECRLVVYEDEHHNIGDPDRAIHRLEELTTWYRRHDPAAEEDADDPHGRDGDDESES is encoded by the coding sequence ATGAGCGAGCTACCACTTGACGCGTACTACGACCTCACGCAGGTCGGCGCCGTCGCCGTCTCTCCGGATGGGGAGCGGGCGGCGTTCACCACAACCGAGTACGACCCAGACGGCGACGAGCAGGTCGCCTCCCTATTCGTCGCGCCGACCGACGGCAGCCGCGACCCGCACCGCCTCACCCGTGTCTCCGGCGCAGGCGCGCCCACCTGGTCGCCCGAGGGCGACCGCCTCGCATTCCTCGCCGGCCGCGACGAGGACTCCGACCTCCGGACTGGTCGGGATTCGGAGGACGAGGACGAGGACGAGAAAGAAGCGGACGCGGACGCAGAACCCTCAGCCGAGAACGGTGACGAGGAGCCCAAACCACAGCTCTGGCTCTTCGACCTCGCGCTCGGCGGGGACGCCCAGCAGGTTACTGCGTTCGAAGAGGGCGTGCGGGAGTTCGACTGGGCACCCAGCGGCGACCGCCTCGTGGTCACTGCCCGGGACCCGACCGATGCCGAGTCACAGTATCTGGAGGAGCGCCGTGAGGGCGGCCCCGTCGAGACCGAACGCACCCAGCACAAACTCGATGGCGTCGGGTGGCTCGACACCGTCACCAGCTATCTCTTTGTTGTCGGCGAAGACGCGGTCCACGGCGACACCGCAGCTGACGCGGAGTCCGCCCGAAAGCTCGATGACGCGTACGGCCAGGGCGCGTTCGAAGGACTGAGCGGCCTCCAGCCCGATTGGGGCGACGGCGGCGATATCGCGTTCGTCTCCTGCCGTGAGGAGAATCCCGACAGCACGCTCGTCACGGACGTGCTCACCGTATCCTCGGAAGGCGGCGACGCCACCGCCATCACGGACGGCGAGCTGAGCTGCAACGCCCCGACGTGGTCCCCCAGTGGTGACCGACTCGCCTTCTCTGCCGGCGACGACACGAACTGGTGCATCCCGACTGAAGCGCGCGTCTGGGACGGCGAGGACCACGTCTCCGTCACAGGCGACCTCGACCGCACGCTGGCTCGCGGCTCCTCTTTCGAGTGGGTCGATGACGAGACGTTCTACACGCTCGTCGGCGACGAGGCCCGGACCCGCGTGCTGCGCTGTGACGCGACTGGAGCCGACTGGGAGCGCAGCTTCAAAGCCCAGGGGGAGGACCGCGCTGTCACCGGCATCTCGGTGGGTGGCGAGACCGCGGCAATGGGGCTCTCTCACCCCAACGAGGGCCACGACGTGTACGCACTCCCCACTGAGGACCTGAGCGCTGACGAGGAGCCCGACTCTCTGACTCGGCTCTCGACGGTCAACCCCGAACTCACCGAGGAGTACGAGATGCCCGACGTCCGCCGCGTCGAGTTCGAGAACGACGGCTGGGACATTTCGGGAGTGCTCTACCACCCACCTGAGTACGAACCGGGCGAATCCGACCCACTGCCGCTGGTCTGTGCCATCCACGGTGGCCCCGTCTCCTACGACGAACCGGTGTTCAACTTCGACCACGCCGCGCTCACCACGCGGGGCTATGCGGTGTTCCGCCCGAACTACCGCGGGGGCTCCTCCTACGGCCGGAAGTTCTGTGAGACGCTCCACGGGAAGTGGGGAACTGTCGAGGCCAGCGACATCGCGGCGGGTATCGAGGAACTGGTCGACCGCGGCTGGGCCGACGGTGACCGCGTCTTCGGCTACGGCTTCTCCTACGGCGGCATCGCACAGGGCTTCCTCGTCACCCAGTACCCCGACCTGTTCACTGCGGCGGCGCCCGAACACGGCATCTACGACCTCCGCTCGGCCTATGGGACCGACGACTCCCACACTTGGATGAAGAACGAGTACGGCTACCCATGGGAGAACCCGGAGGATATCGACGCCTCCTCGGCCATCACCGATATCGGCAACGTCGAGACACCGCTACTGGTGACCGCCGGTGGGCAGGACTGGCGCTGTCCGCCGTCCCAGTCCGAACAGCTCTACGTCGCCGCCCAGCAGGCCGGTGCAGAGTGCCGGCTCGTCGTCTACGAGGACGAACACCACAACATCGGCGACCCGGACCGCGCCATCCACCGGCTTGAAGAACTGACGACGTGGTACCGCCGCCACGACCCAGCCGCTGAGGAGGACGCAGATGACCCACATGGTCGAGATGGCGACGACGAGAGCGAGTCCTAG
- a CDS encoding hypothetical protein (KEGG: hbo:Hbor_16120 hypothetical protein) translates to MRGSQPLLTVALACLLVLAGCAGGGSDGDMAATQAGLGGGDGADSSAEAAQATGTPVGDASASSGERDRIKTAEFRIRIDEFEASRANLSAAVERQGGYVSSSRINSHERGNESYTDGRIVYRVPAENYSAFTEAVRSEGTVDSENENVDDVTRRVADLEARLKSLNAERDRLRELYEQANTTEDVLAVQRELADVQREIETTEAQLRTLENQVAYSTVTVDFREERPDYDPDREHWYDTGVIAAFLESVDGALVALRALVVGTAYALPYLVVFGVPAYGLFVLASRFRGGVFQVPFVGNGEAAEADADEPSESEPEDLEK, encoded by the coding sequence ATGCGCGGATCACAACCGCTGCTGACGGTGGCGCTCGCCTGTCTGCTCGTTCTGGCAGGCTGTGCTGGGGGCGGAAGCGATGGTGATATGGCGGCGACACAGGCGGGCCTCGGCGGTGGGGACGGGGCCGACTCCAGCGCGGAGGCGGCCCAAGCAACAGGGACACCCGTCGGCGACGCCAGCGCGTCGTCGGGCGAACGGGACCGGATCAAGACCGCCGAGTTCCGGATACGCATCGACGAGTTCGAGGCGAGTCGGGCGAACCTATCCGCAGCAGTCGAGCGCCAGGGCGGCTACGTCTCCAGTTCCAGAATCAACAGCCACGAGCGCGGCAACGAGAGTTACACCGACGGCCGCATCGTCTACCGAGTGCCAGCAGAGAACTACTCCGCATTCACTGAGGCGGTGCGTTCGGAGGGAACGGTCGATTCCGAGAACGAGAACGTCGACGACGTGACCCGCCGAGTCGCCGACCTCGAAGCGCGACTGAAGAGCCTGAACGCGGAGCGTGACCGCCTGCGCGAACTCTACGAGCAGGCCAACACCACCGAGGACGTGCTGGCGGTCCAGCGCGAACTCGCTGACGTGCAGCGCGAAATCGAGACCACTGAGGCCCAACTCCGCACCCTCGAGAATCAGGTCGCCTACTCGACGGTGACCGTCGACTTCCGAGAGGAGCGCCCCGATTACGACCCCGACCGCGAGCACTGGTACGACACGGGCGTCATTGCGGCGTTCCTCGAATCTGTCGACGGCGCACTCGTTGCGCTCCGGGCGTTGGTCGTTGGGACGGCGTACGCGCTTCCGTATCTCGTGGTGTTCGGCGTGCCTGCGTACGGACTGTTCGTGTTGGCCTCCCGGTTCCGTGGTGGCGTGTTCCAGGTTCCGTTCGTCGGCAATGGGGAAGCAGCGGAGGCTGACGCCGACGAACCGAGTGAGTCCGAGCCAGAAGACCTCGAAAAGTAG
- a CDS encoding Protein of unknown function DUF2071 (PFAM: Protein of unknown function DUF2071~KEGG: hbo:Hbor_21740 hypothetical protein), translating to MQRQYILMAWRDALFLHWPIDADRLAERLPAGISPRTHSGSAWLGVIAFVMEDIRPRGFPRALGLTFGELNLRSYVTGPDGGDGIYFFNLDADDPLGVSVARWFYQLPYYKADMRIQRTGSAPTGESGRANRSVEFVSNRTHRGVPSAYFDATYGPTGESFTPEQGSLEQFLVENYRFYVAGGDVSGTSGAGDAGDVGGSQSGEKLFYGDIAHPPWDLYEADIDLRSTNLFEVNGFERPDEAPLAHYSPGVPVDADRIRTLD from the coding sequence ATGCAGCGACAGTACATCTTGATGGCGTGGCGGGACGCACTGTTTCTCCATTGGCCAATCGACGCCGACCGTCTGGCCGAACGCCTGCCAGCGGGTATCTCGCCGCGTACCCACAGCGGGTCGGCCTGGCTTGGCGTCATCGCGTTCGTGATGGAGGATATCCGCCCGCGTGGCTTTCCACGGGCGCTCGGTTTGACTTTCGGCGAGCTGAACCTCCGGAGCTACGTCACCGGCCCCGACGGCGGCGACGGCATCTACTTCTTCAACCTCGACGCCGACGACCCGCTGGGCGTTTCCGTGGCACGGTGGTTCTACCAACTTCCCTACTACAAAGCCGACATGCGCATCCAGCGTACTGGCTCGGCCCCGACAGGTGAATCGGGCCGGGCGAACCGGTCTGTCGAGTTCGTCAGCAACCGCACGCATCGAGGTGTTCCCTCAGCCTACTTCGACGCCACCTACGGGCCCACGGGTGAGTCGTTCACGCCTGAACAGGGATCGCTGGAGCAGTTCCTCGTCGAGAACTACCGGTTCTACGTGGCGGGTGGCGACGTGAGCGGAACGAGCGGCGCGGGCGACGCGGGCGATGTGGGTGGCAGCCAGTCCGGCGAGAAACTGTTCTACGGCGATATTGCGCACCCGCCGTGGGACCTGTACGAGGCCGATATCGACCTGCGGTCGACAAATCTCTTCGAGGTGAACGGCTTCGAGCGGCCTGACGAAGCGCCGCTGGCACACTACTCTCCTGGGGTCCCCGTCGATGCCGACCGAATTCGGACGCTGGACTGA
- a CDS encoding Cysteine desulfurase (KEGG: hma:rrnAC2248 cysteine desulfurase~PFAM: Aminotransferase, class V/Cysteine desulfurase) has product MTPEELRADIPVCQEGIYLNTGASGPATQRVVDAVSEFVAYHETEAPIGEGAYPAAFGAFDDARETVAEFLGAESEEIALTESTADGISRVAASIDWEAGDTVARTDLEHSAGVLPWWNLQEQGVGVRIVPTEAGCLDMDAIEEAVAEAELFCLSSITWNYGTQLPISEIVDLAHDHDCMVLVDAVQSFGQKPIDVTEWGAEFVVGAGHKWLLGPWGAGMLYVDGDVAEELRPAQVSYRSVEAPDAAEPALGPGATRFEVGTTSPATYVGLEQAIETIESVGFDTIQTRIEGLSDRLKQGLGDRLLSPAGYESGLVTFEADDPEASVERLADQDIYVRTLPYPEAVRASTHVFNTEADVDALLDAL; this is encoded by the coding sequence ATGACTCCTGAAGAACTCCGTGCCGACATCCCCGTCTGCCAGGAGGGTATCTACCTCAACACCGGTGCCTCTGGCCCCGCGACCCAGCGCGTCGTCGACGCCGTCTCAGAGTTCGTTGCCTACCACGAAACAGAGGCCCCCATCGGCGAGGGCGCCTACCCGGCTGCATTCGGCGCCTTTGACGATGCGCGTGAGACCGTTGCGGAGTTCCTCGGCGCCGAGTCCGAAGAAATCGCACTGACCGAAAGCACCGCCGACGGCATCTCTCGCGTTGCCGCCTCAATCGACTGGGAGGCCGGCGACACTGTGGCCCGAACGGATTTAGAACACAGCGCGGGGGTCCTCCCGTGGTGGAACTTACAGGAGCAAGGCGTTGGTGTCCGCATCGTCCCGACGGAGGCGGGGTGCCTCGACATGGACGCCATCGAGGAGGCCGTCGCGGAGGCAGAACTGTTCTGTCTCAGCTCCATCACGTGGAACTACGGCACGCAACTGCCCATCAGTGAGATCGTCGACCTCGCGCATGACCACGACTGCATGGTACTGGTCGATGCCGTCCAATCATTCGGACAGAAGCCCATCGATGTGACTGAGTGGGGCGCCGAATTCGTCGTCGGGGCGGGCCACAAATGGCTGCTCGGCCCGTGGGGTGCCGGGATGCTCTACGTCGACGGTGACGTGGCGGAGGAACTCCGACCTGCACAGGTGAGCTATCGCTCGGTCGAGGCGCCCGACGCAGCCGAGCCCGCGCTGGGCCCCGGTGCCACCCGGTTCGAGGTCGGGACGACCTCGCCAGCCACATACGTCGGGCTCGAGCAAGCCATCGAGACAATCGAGAGCGTCGGCTTCGACACAATCCAGACACGCATCGAAGGGCTCTCTGACCGCCTCAAGCAGGGACTCGGCGACCGCCTGCTTTCGCCGGCGGGGTATGAGTCCGGGCTGGTCACGTTCGAGGCCGACGACCCCGAGGCGAGCGTCGAGCGACTGGCCGACCAGGATATCTACGTCCGAACGCTCCCGTACCCGGAGGCGGTTCGAGCGTCGACTCACGTGTTCAACACCGAAGCAGACGTGGACGCGCTGCTCGACGCGCTCTGA
- a CDS encoding transposase IS66 (PFAM: Transposase, IS66~KEGG: hsl:OE1094R transposase (ISH10)) produces the protein MVADEKVEQLLERITALENRVDELEQEKTNLKQENQQLREENKRLRAKLRWYEGPHTPPSKDQSDQEESSSSSDADEDDEQPRTDGGTPGRKPGHDPEWRAAPDPDREIDVTCDCCPECGEGFDESAGVSPRLVEELPDPQPPEVTQYNRHHYECYSCGAETVASHPDCPDEGQFGVNVIAQAALSRYDHRLPYRKIADRFEQLHGLELSGASAWHATERAARAGRCEYEQIRRRIQHADVVHIDETGIKRDGEQAWMWTFRTDEHTLYAVRESRGSDVPVEVLGEDFAGTVVCDGWTAYPAFTSNLQRCWAHILREAEDVADKYEDGEPIHRHLTQMYVGLQSWLETDPSLRERAQMHRSSQNGLKSLVRCSATDDPVATLLGKIKGGIDHWLTFIGEPAVSPTNNAAENALREPVVLRKIIGTLRNDRGMFVHETLLSLLATSRQQGRNPYEKLKRIVRDNEMISRTHAVPSVESSG, from the coding sequence ATGGTCGCTGACGAAAAAGTGGAGCAACTGCTTGAGCGGATCACTGCTCTCGAAAATCGCGTTGATGAACTTGAGCAGGAGAAAACAAACCTCAAGCAAGAGAATCAGCAACTCCGCGAAGAGAACAAACGTCTCAGAGCTAAGCTCCGGTGGTACGAGGGACCGCATACACCACCGAGCAAGGACCAGTCAGACCAAGAGGAGTCGTCGTCCTCGTCCGATGCGGACGAGGACGACGAACAGCCACGTACTGACGGTGGGACACCGGGTCGAAAGCCCGGACACGACCCTGAGTGGCGAGCCGCACCTGACCCAGATCGAGAAATCGACGTTACCTGTGACTGCTGTCCGGAGTGTGGCGAAGGGTTCGACGAGTCGGCGGGCGTCAGCCCCCGACTCGTCGAGGAACTCCCGGATCCACAGCCACCCGAAGTTACACAGTACAACCGCCATCACTACGAGTGCTACTCTTGTGGAGCCGAGACTGTCGCTTCACACCCCGACTGCCCCGACGAGGGGCAGTTCGGGGTGAACGTCATCGCCCAAGCCGCTCTTTCCAGATACGATCACCGCCTCCCCTACCGGAAGATCGCCGACCGCTTCGAGCAATTGCATGGCCTCGAACTCTCAGGTGCATCTGCGTGGCACGCGACCGAGCGCGCTGCGCGCGCCGGTCGCTGTGAATACGAACAGATCCGCCGACGGATTCAGCACGCTGACGTTGTTCACATCGACGAGACGGGAATCAAACGCGACGGCGAACAGGCGTGGATGTGGACGTTCAGGACGGACGAGCACACGCTGTACGCGGTCAGAGAGAGTCGCGGAAGCGATGTTCCCGTAGAAGTCCTCGGCGAGGACTTCGCGGGAACGGTCGTCTGCGATGGGTGGACGGCATATCCGGCATTCACCAGCAACCTCCAGCGGTGCTGGGCACATATTCTCCGCGAAGCGGAAGATGTCGCTGACAAGTACGAGGACGGAGAGCCAATTCACCGGCATCTCACGCAAATGTACGTCGGTCTCCAGTCGTGGCTGGAGACCGACCCGAGCCTTCGTGAGCGAGCACAGATGCACCGATCAAGCCAGAACGGACTCAAATCGCTCGTTAGGTGCTCAGCTACCGACGACCCAGTGGCAACACTGCTCGGGAAGATCAAAGGAGGGATCGACCACTGGCTCACCTTCATCGGTGAGCCAGCAGTCTCGCCAACGAACAACGCTGCGGAGAATGCGCTTCGTGAGCCGGTTGTTCTCCGGAAAATCATCGGGACGCTCCGCAACGACCGCGGGATGTTCGTTCACGAGACGTTGCTGTCCCTGCTGGCGACATCGCGCCAGCAGGGACGCAATCCCTACGAGAAGCTCAAGCGCATTGTCCGAGACAACGAGATGATTTCACGGACTCACGCTGTGCCATCCGTCGAGTCCTCGGGGTAA
- a CDS encoding hypothetical protein (KEGG: hwa:HQ2971A hypothetical protein) produces MFEKLEPPFELFVKPRSHIRKNLSSVHGRTLIATVGGSNVYAERETRRIARDFMDEPHIAGRRVSVRQVYALVEVRDVNPETVADRYDLDVADVYHALAYYHDVCVYPEDSTDGTA; encoded by the coding sequence GTGTTCGAGAAGTTGGAACCACCGTTCGAACTGTTCGTGAAGCCGAGATCCCATATCAGGAAAAATCTCTCGTCGGTTCACGGGCGAACGCTTATTGCGACAGTAGGCGGTAGTAACGTGTATGCCGAGCGGGAAACACGCCGCATTGCCCGGGATTTCATGGACGAACCCCACATTGCCGGGCGACGCGTCAGCGTCCGGCAGGTGTACGCTCTCGTTGAAGTGCGTGACGTCAATCCTGAAACGGTCGCGGATCGATACGACCTAGACGTGGCAGATGTCTACCACGCGCTCGCGTATTACCATGATGTATGTGTTTACCCCGAGGACTCGACGGATGGCACAGCGTGA